A genomic region of Carassius carassius chromosome 27, fCarCar2.1, whole genome shotgun sequence contains the following coding sequences:
- the serpinb1 gene encoding leukocyte elastase inhibitor, with protein sequence MEGLSRANSLFALDLYRALSESNAAGNMFFSPLSISAALSMVYLGARGDTAKEMEKVLSFSSVSDVHSHFESLTSAINSPSASYILRLANRLYGEKTFSFLPEYLDSTLKLYHADLQAVDFIGASDESRQLINKWVEEQTENKIKDLIKPGMVTGMTQLALVNAIYFKGNWLQKFNAQDTKEMPFKMNQNERSTVQMMYQKKKFPFNYVYDHRLQVLELPYVKEELSMLILLPEESQDGSDPLHKLESELTLDKLHEWTNRNNMDTHTEIIVHLPKFKLEVESSLAEILMGMGMSSVFQGPKADLTGMSSQGGLFLSAVAHKAFVDVNEEGTEAAAATAAIVAFCMLREEHFTADHPFLFFIRHNPTNSILFFGRFRGPS encoded by the exons ATGGAGGGTCTGTCTCGTGCTAACAGTCTCTTCGCTCTGGATCTCTATCGGGCTCTGAGCGAGAGCAACGCTGCGGGAAACATGTTCTTTTCTCCACTGAGCATCAGCGCAGCGCTCAGCATGGTCTACCTGGGAGCCCGAGGAGACACTGCCAAAGAAATGGAAAAG GTTTTGTCCTTCAGTTCTGTCTCTGATGTTCACTCTCATTTTGAGAGCCTCACCTCAGCAATCAACAGTCCATCAGCTTCTTATATCCTCAGGCTGGCCAACCGTCTCTACGGAGAGAAAACCTTCAGCTTCTTACCT GAGTATTTGGACTCCACTCTGAAGCTGTACCATGCTGACCTTCAGGCTGTGGACTTCATTGGAGCATCTGATGAGTCACGACAGCTCATTAACAAATGGGTGGAAGAGCAGACAGAGA ataaaatcAAAGACCTTATCAAACCTGGAATGGTGACCGGAATGACCCAACTAGCTCTGGTTAATGCCATCTACTTCAAAGGCAACTGGCTACAGAAATTTAATGCTCAAGACACTAAAGAAATGCCATTTAAAATGAACCAG AATGAGCGCAGTACAGTGCAAATGATGTACCAGAAGAAAAAGTTCCCCTTCAACTATGTTTATGACCACCGCTTGCAAGTGCTGGAGTTGCCATACGTAAAGGAGGAGCTCAGCATGCTGATCCTTCTTCCTGAGGAAAGTCAGGATGGCTCTGACCCTCTTCATAAG CTGGAGAGTGAGCTGACCCTTGATAAGCTGCATGAATGGACCAACAGAAATAATATGGACACCCACACAGAGATCATAGTCCACTTGCCAAAGTTCAAGCTGGAGGTTGAGAGCTCCTTAGCAGAAATATTGATGGGGATGGGGATGAGCTCTGTGTTTCAGGGTCCAAAGGCTGATCTGACAGGCATGAGCAGTCAGGGTGGCCTGTTCCTTTCGGCAGTGGCCCACAAGGCCTTTGTGGATGTAAATGAAGAAGGCACAGAGGCAGCAGCCGCTACTGCAGCCATTGTGGCATTCTGTATGTTACGAGAGGAGCATTTCACGGCAGATCACCCCTTCTTGTTCTTCATCAGGCACAATCCCACCAACAGCATCCTCTTCTTCGGCAGATTCAGAGGCCCATCTTAA